The following proteins come from a genomic window of Salvia hispanica cultivar TCC Black 2014 chromosome 4, UniMelb_Shisp_WGS_1.0, whole genome shotgun sequence:
- the LOC125220566 gene encoding probable carboxylesterase 2 yields MRVGSEKPDGFNLEGIFLNCPFFGGVDPIGSETTEPFRSGVEFSERLWRFACPSFTNSDAGWVNPGKDPKISGLGCGKVLVYVAEKDFLKDRGLYYKEVLNNCGWKGEIECVEVAGEGHVFSVIVSDNETGIDMIKKVASFINK; encoded by the coding sequence ATGCGGGTCGGCTCGGAGAAGCCGGACGGGTTCAATTTGGAGGGGATTTTCCTCAATTGCCCCTTCTTCGGAGGCGTGGATCCGATTGGGAGCGAAACGACTGAGCCGTTCCGGAGTGGGGTGGAGTTTAGTGAGAGACTGTGGCGATTTGCTTGCCCGAGCTTTACGAATAGCGACGCGGGATGGGTGAATCCGGGTAAGGATCCGAAGATATCGGGTTTGGGTTGCGGGAAAGTGCTTGTTTACGTAGCAGAGAAGGATTTTCTCAAGGACAGAGGGCTGTATTACAAGGAGGTGCTGAACAATTGTGGATGGAAGGGTGAAATCGAGTGCGTTGAGGTTGCAGGGGAAGGGCATGTTTTCAGTGTGATTGTTTCGGATAATGAGACTGGGATTGATATGATTAAaaaagtggcttcttttatcaATAAGTAA
- the LOC125220567 gene encoding probable carboxylesterase 2 yields the protein MADEILHDFFPMLRVYRSGRIERLTGEDIVPPSIDSLTSVQSKDVEIEPEINLSARIYLPPNADPTKKLPLLVYYHGSGFVVGSAFSPLCHKHLILLVAQANIVAISVNYRLAPEFPLPIAFEDSWRALKWIAEGNDEWINEFADLTRVYLGGDSAGANIAHNIAMRVGSENPEGFNLQGIFLNCPAFGGEDPIGCETAEEFKKRAEFSKKLWHFICPSMKDRDEGWVNPGKDPKISGLGCGKVLVYVAGKDHLKDRGWYYKEVLSNCGWKGEIECVEVAEEDHVFSVLTPDNQVSMDMIKKVASFINKILSP from the coding sequence ATGGCCGACGAAATTCTCCACGATTTCTTCCCAATGCTAAGAGTCTACAGAAGTGGCCGAATCGAGAGGCTTACTGGCGAAGATATCGTCCCCCCGTCTATAGATTCACTTACCTCCGTCCAATCCAAAGACGTCGAAATCGAGCCGGAGATCAACCTCTCCGCCCGAATCTACCTCCCTCCCAACGCCGACCCTACCAAAAAGCTCCCACTCCTCGTCTACTACCACGGCAGCGGCTTCGTCGTCGGATCCGCCTTCTCCCCGCTCTGTCATAAGCATCTCATTCTCTTAGTTGCACAAGCCAACATCGTCGCCATCTCGGTTAATTACCGTTTAGCCCCCGAATTCCCGCTCCCGATCGCGTTCGAGGACTCATGGCGCGCTCTCAAATGGATCGCCGAGGGCAATGATGAATGGATCAACGAATTCGCCGATCTGACACGTGTGTATTTAGGCGGGGACAGCGCGGGCGCGAATATAGCACACAACATCGCAATGAGGGTCGGTTCGGAGAATCCGGAGGGTTTTAACTTGCAAGGGATTTTCCTGAATTGCCCCGCCTTTGGGGGCGAGGATCCGATTGGGTGCGAAACGGCTGAGGAATTCAAGAAGAGGGCAGAGTTTTCTAAGAAACTGTGGCATTTTATTTGCCCGAGCATGAAGGATCGCGACGAAGGATGGGTGAATCCAGGTAAGGATCCGAAGATATCGGGTTTGGGTTGTGGAAAAGTGTTGGTTTATGTTGCGGGGAAGGATCACCTGAAGGATAGAGGGTGGTATTATAAGGAGGTGCTTAGCAATTGTGGGTGGAAGGGAGAAATTGAATGTGTTGAGGTTGCAGAGGAAGATCATGTATTTAGTGTGCTTACTCCAGATAATCAGGTATCAATGGATATGATCAAAAAAGTAGCTTcctttattaataaaatcttaaGTCCCTAA